From Danaus plexippus unplaced genomic scaffold, MEX_DaPlex mxdp_54, whole genome shotgun sequence, a single genomic window includes:
- the LOC116765812 gene encoding craniofacial development protein 2-like, with translation MLRYKLQILGLSEVRRNGFGELRMSGGLTFLYSGKEDEEGARENGVGFLLSDTAKKSLLDWKPISERIITARFNSRARKITVIQCYAPTNLASEEDKDDFYSALNLTIKNIRKQDIVIVMGDLNAKVGTENVGCQRHMGTHGLGGRNDNGERFLEFCQDNDLTIGGTLFIHGDHHKYTWNSPDGVTKNQIDHLAISAKWRSSLLDVRNRRGADIDSDHHLLVAKVRLKVAVARPTNTTTKVGKRFEINKLQDPVVGEAFRLSLRNRFSALEADHSSVNAEWNYIKMAYTETSSVVLGYKRHGREDWMSQRTWNLIEERRKSHLQILATIDEAVREDLRVQYRRIRKSIYRSARHDRRVWAENVADCAQRAANSGNLREMYKATRILTGKRALKKKPLKDKRGELIATSEGQLQRWREHFEEIFQVSNSPITPTTAANLPAVSLDIDESPPLKRK, from the coding sequence ATGCTAAGATACAAGCTGCAGATACTTGGTCTCAGCGAAGTGCGCAGAAACGGATTTGGAGAATTACGAATGTCTGGAGGCCTTACATTTCTTTACTCAGGGAAGGAAGACGAAGAAGGAGCACGTGAGAACGGAGTTGGATTCCTCCTTTCTGACACCGCGAAGAAGAGCCTCCTGGACTGGAAACCTATCTCAGAGCGAATCATCACAGCTCGGTTTAACAGTAGGGCCCGCAAGATAACCGTCATTCAGTGTTACGCGCCTACAAACTTGGCGTCAGAGGAGGACAAGGACGATTTCTATAGTGCACTCAATCTGACTATAAAGAACATTCGCAAACAAGACATAGTGATCGTCATGGGGGACCTGAATGCCAAGGTTGGCACGGAAAACGTCGGCTGTCAAAGACACATGGGCACACACGGGCTGGGAGGCCGCAACGATAATGGAGAGAGATTCCTGGAGTTCTGCCAGGACAACGATCTTACCATCGGGgggacattatttatacatggtGATCACCACAAGTACACTTGGAATTCACCCGATGGAGTCACCAAGAATCAAATCGACCACCTTGCTATCAGCGCCAAATGGCGCTCATCACTGCTTGATGTCCGCAACCGTCGTGGCGCGGATATCGATAGCGATCACCACCTTCTAGTTGCCAAGGTACGACTCAAAGTAGCTGTAGCTCGGCCCACAAACACCACTACCAAGGTTGGGAAACGATTTGAGATCAACAAACTACAGGACCCAGTCGTAGGTGAGGCCTTTAGGTTATCACTACGAAATCGCTTCTCCGCCCTTGAAGCGGACCATTCATCTGTCAACGCGGAGTGGAACTACATCAAAATGGCCTACACAGAGACCAGCTCCGTCGTTCTTGGTTACAAACGCCATGGACGCGAGGACTGGATGTCACAGAGAACTTGGAATCTCATTGAGGAGAGGCGCAAGTCTCACCTTCAAATTCTGGCAACTATCGATGAGGCAGTGCGCGAAGACCTGAGGGTGCAATATAGGCGCATACGCAAATCCATATACCGCAGTGCTCGCCACGATCGGCGAGTGTGGGCGGAAAATGTGGCGGATTGCGCCCAACGCGCTGCCAACTCCGGTAATCTCAGAGAGATGTACAAGGCGACGAGGATCTTGACCGGAAAACGGGCCTTGAAGAAGAAGCCCCTGAAGGACAAAAGGGGTGAACTGATTGCTACATCGGAGGGACAGCTCCAACGGTGGCGTGAACATTTTGAGGAAATTTTCCAAGTCTCAAATAGCCCCATAACACCAACCACAGCTGCCAACCTGCCCGCTGTAAGCCTCGATATCGACGAGTCTCCCCCACTGAAGAGGAAGTAG